The Granulicella sibirica genome has a segment encoding these proteins:
- a CDS encoding sugar MFS transporter, translated as MAIANPQGTRISSYTPNETNYSAMAMVSTLFFMWGFCTVLNDVLIPHLQTIFALSYVQASLIQLAFFSSYFIFAQPAGKLVEVVGYQRSMVIGLITMGVGALLFIPAATTVTYALFLAAQVVLAAGVTVLQVAANPYVTILGPPETASSRLNLTQAFNTLGDTVAPWFGSILILGGTAAAVKHAAAVHGAELTRAQQAASVKLPYYVLAGILILLAVAIALYKFPRLEVTKDFRPGELGGGKGDSVWNHPHLYLGAIAIFIYVGAEVSIGSFLVKYLADPTIAGLSLEAGAKLVAFYWGGMMVGRFIGSALMQKISAPKLLVLSGVGAAVLVGCSLFGTGQFAEVTILAVGLFNSIMFPTIFTLAVAELGPLTGRGSGLVVQGIVGGAVIPVFMGYCADHYGIHRSLLLPFVCYFFIIFYGLRGYRISPSEPTSHLEAVPGS; from the coding sequence ATGGCAATCGCAAATCCGCAAGGAACAAGAATTTCCTCTTACACACCGAACGAAACAAACTACAGTGCGATGGCGATGGTCTCCACCTTGTTCTTCATGTGGGGATTCTGCACTGTACTGAATGATGTGCTGATTCCGCACCTGCAAACGATCTTCGCGCTGAGCTACGTGCAGGCATCGCTGATCCAGCTTGCGTTCTTCAGTTCCTACTTTATCTTTGCGCAGCCTGCGGGCAAGTTGGTTGAGGTTGTGGGCTACCAGCGCAGCATGGTGATCGGGTTGATCACGATGGGCGTGGGCGCGCTGCTGTTTATTCCGGCCGCAACGACCGTGACCTATGCCCTCTTTCTCGCCGCGCAGGTGGTTCTGGCCGCTGGTGTGACGGTGCTGCAGGTTGCGGCGAACCCATACGTCACCATCCTTGGGCCGCCCGAGACAGCCTCGAGCCGATTGAACCTGACGCAGGCGTTCAACACGCTTGGCGATACCGTCGCTCCCTGGTTTGGCAGCATCCTTATCCTTGGCGGAACGGCAGCGGCCGTAAAGCATGCTGCTGCCGTCCACGGGGCGGAACTAACGCGCGCCCAGCAGGCGGCCAGCGTAAAGCTTCCTTATTACGTTCTGGCTGGCATTCTGATCCTGCTCGCGGTTGCGATTGCGCTCTATAAGTTTCCCCGGCTCGAAGTGACGAAAGACTTTCGTCCCGGCGAACTGGGCGGCGGCAAGGGCGACAGCGTCTGGAACCATCCGCACCTTTACCTCGGTGCCATCGCGATCTTCATCTACGTTGGCGCTGAGGTTTCGATCGGCAGCTTCCTGGTGAAGTATCTTGCCGATCCCACGATTGCTGGCTTGAGCCTCGAGGCTGGAGCGAAGCTGGTGGCGTTCTATTGGGGCGGCATGATGGTCGGGCGGTTCATCGGTTCCGCGCTCATGCAGAAGATCTCAGCCCCAAAGCTGCTCGTGTTGAGCGGCGTTGGCGCGGCGGTGCTCGTTGGCTGCTCATTGTTTGGGACCGGGCAGTTCGCCGAGGTTACGATCCTGGCAGTCGGCTTGTTCAACTCAATCATGTTCCCCACGATCTTTACCCTGGCCGTCGCGGAGCTTGGTCCGCTGACCGGTCGCGGTTCAGGGCTCGTGGTGCAGGGCATCGTTGGCGGCGCCGTGATTCCTGTGTTCATGGGTTACTGCGCGGATCATTACGGCATCCATCGGTCGCTTCTGCTTCCGTTCGTTTGCTACTTCTTCATCATCTTTTACGGCCTGCGCGGGTATCGCATCTCGCCATCGGAGCCGACGAGCCATCTCGAAGCGGTCCCGGGGAGCTAA
- the def gene encoding peptide deformylase — MKIHEVVKYPEAVLARRADAVTVFDEELAAFVNEMFDSMYAAQGIGLAAPQIAISKRITVIDVSFKERPEEKLALINPEIVEKQGRQVEEEGCLSLPDIREKVVRAEWVKVRAQNVKGEWFEVEGTELLARALQHEIDHLDGVLFIDRLSRLKRELVLRKIKKLQKNGEW, encoded by the coding sequence GTGAAGATTCATGAGGTGGTGAAGTATCCCGAGGCGGTGCTGGCCCGGCGGGCGGACGCGGTGACCGTCTTCGATGAGGAGCTGGCGGCATTTGTGAACGAGATGTTCGACAGCATGTACGCGGCGCAGGGCATCGGACTGGCTGCTCCACAAATCGCCATCTCGAAACGAATTACAGTCATCGACGTAAGCTTCAAGGAGAGGCCGGAGGAGAAGCTTGCGCTGATCAACCCGGAGATCGTCGAGAAGCAAGGTCGGCAGGTCGAGGAAGAGGGATGCCTCAGCCTCCCTGATATTCGCGAGAAGGTGGTGCGGGCCGAGTGGGTGAAGGTTCGGGCGCAGAATGTAAAGGGCGAGTGGTTCGAGGTCGAGGGTACGGAGTTGCTGGCGCGCGCGCTACAGCACGAGATCGATCACCTGGACGGCGTCCTCTTCATCGACCGGCTCAGTCGGCTGAAGCGGGAACTTGTGCTGCGGAAGATTAAGAAGCTGCAGAAAAACGGCGAGTGGTAA
- a CDS encoding transcription antitermination factor NusB, whose product MKRFEGAGGKKPGAVPVKRSFVKARPASAGPTRSAEEAQAKVSPARRVAFEILLLVGAGKGHNDELLHGVRTEELSPEDRKLATALVMGVLRWEIALDARVRNFLERPEQKLPEPVALALRMGAFQLQHMNRIPAHAALSESVELCRAAGHPHATGMVNAILRKVAAAQKPKERIFESTAAFAERLGHPRWLVERWVEHYGRDAAIKICEADQEEPASGGLFAISDDEKMPQMDDGSRLVAEIAAAAAPVVEDRALRVWDCCAAPGGKTLMLALRTEGDVLASDVSAKRTAHMEARLRRFPYGAKVRGVVSDAAKLAEEEGEFDLILCDVPCSGTGTLARNPEIRQRLKPEELARQALRQREILAAAMKRLAPGGRVVYSTCSLEPEENERVVEAVAGAEWRRVGVDRLIGRVEGLRQDLGSAVRDGQLRTLPGVHACDGFYAVVLERASG is encoded by the coding sequence TTGAAGAGGTTCGAAGGGGCAGGTGGAAAGAAGCCGGGTGCGGTTCCGGTGAAGCGAAGCTTTGTGAAGGCTCGTCCGGCGAGCGCAGGGCCGACGCGGTCGGCCGAGGAGGCACAGGCCAAGGTCTCACCGGCGCGACGTGTGGCGTTCGAGATTCTGCTGCTGGTCGGTGCCGGCAAGGGGCACAATGACGAGCTTCTTCATGGTGTCAGGACGGAAGAACTTTCTCCGGAGGATCGGAAACTCGCGACCGCCCTCGTGATGGGCGTGCTGCGTTGGGAGATCGCGCTCGATGCGCGGGTGCGGAACTTCCTTGAACGCCCGGAACAGAAGCTGCCTGAACCGGTGGCGCTTGCGCTTCGGATGGGAGCGTTTCAGTTGCAGCACATGAACCGCATCCCTGCACACGCAGCCTTGAGTGAGAGCGTGGAGCTTTGCCGGGCGGCCGGCCATCCGCACGCAACCGGGATGGTCAATGCGATCCTGCGAAAGGTTGCGGCAGCGCAGAAGCCGAAGGAGCGCATCTTCGAGTCGACCGCCGCCTTTGCGGAGAGGCTCGGACATCCGCGATGGCTCGTCGAACGCTGGGTGGAGCACTATGGTCGCGACGCGGCGATCAAGATCTGCGAGGCAGACCAGGAAGAGCCCGCCTCGGGTGGTCTCTTTGCCATCTCAGACGACGAAAAAATGCCGCAGATGGATGACGGTTCAAGGTTGGTGGCGGAGATTGCGGCTGCTGCGGCCCCGGTGGTGGAAGACAGGGCGCTGCGGGTCTGGGATTGCTGTGCTGCTCCGGGTGGCAAGACGCTGATGCTTGCGCTGCGGACCGAAGGCGACGTTCTCGCGAGCGATGTGAGTGCGAAGCGGACGGCGCATATGGAGGCGCGGCTGCGTCGCTTTCCCTATGGTGCGAAGGTCCGCGGGGTAGTTTCGGATGCGGCAAAGTTAGCGGAGGAAGAAGGGGAGTTCGACCTGATCCTGTGCGACGTTCCGTGTAGCGGAACGGGAACACTCGCAAGAAATCCGGAGATTCGCCAGAGGCTGAAGCCGGAGGAGCTTGCGCGGCAGGCGTTGCGGCAGCGTGAGATTCTTGCGGCGGCTATGAAGCGTCTCGCGCCGGGCGGACGCGTGGTCTATTCGACGTGCTCCCTCGAGCCGGAAGAGAATGAGCGCGTAGTGGAAGCGGTTGCTGGAGCCGAGTGGAGGCGGGTCGGGGTGGATCGACTCATCGGCCGCGTCGAAGGGTTGCGGCAGGATTTGGGCTCGGCGGTGCGCGACGGACAGCTCCGGACACTGCCTGGAGTGCACGCATGCGATGGCTTTTACGCAGTGGTTCTGGAGCGAGCTTCCGGCTAG
- a CDS encoding RNA polymerase sigma factor — protein sequence MFTVLPNLQTALQPVQDFEGIVREHQALVFRTLLRLTGANDRVEDLAQEVFLRLYRGLQHFQGDAKLSTYLYRIIVNVAQDEWKRRRKDRAYLFTPAYNPDEDEDDPTFIETLPHTSPNAEQQLSHAQVLEAVDLGLQQLSEPERAVLVLYHQEECSYEHIALTLNLPIGTVRTHLHRGRQKLGDLVRARMGGKAQERRTEAKSWKLPTLIPKIVAK from the coding sequence ATGTTCACGGTCCTACCCAACTTGCAGACCGCTCTCCAACCCGTGCAGGACTTCGAAGGCATCGTTCGCGAGCACCAGGCGCTGGTCTTTCGGACACTCCTGCGGCTCACCGGAGCCAACGACCGCGTCGAGGATCTCGCGCAGGAGGTCTTCCTGCGCCTCTACCGCGGCCTGCAGCACTTCCAGGGAGACGCCAAGCTCTCCACCTACCTCTACCGCATCATCGTCAACGTCGCCCAGGACGAGTGGAAGCGCCGCCGCAAGGATCGCGCGTACCTCTTCACTCCCGCCTACAACCCCGACGAAGACGAGGACGATCCCACCTTCATCGAAACCCTCCCGCACACCTCGCCGAACGCAGAGCAGCAACTCTCCCATGCCCAGGTGCTGGAAGCCGTCGACCTCGGCCTCCAGCAGCTCTCCGAACCGGAGCGCGCCGTGCTCGTCCTTTATCATCAGGAAGAGTGCAGCTATGAGCACATCGCGCTCACGCTGAACCTGCCGATCGGGACCGTCCGCACTCATCTTCATCGCGGACGCCAGAAGCTCGGCGACCTCGTCCGCGCCCGCATGGGCGGCAAAGCTCAGGAAAGGAGAACCGAAGCCAAGTCATGGAAGCTCCCAACACTCATTCCGAAGATAGTCGCCAAATAA
- a CDS encoding cation diffusion facilitator family transporter — protein MPQVATPEEATSTHTAKRSAALASVLGAFGITLLKLLTGILTGSLGMLSEAAHSGIDLIAAAITLFSVEVSDRPADDEHNYGHGKIESLSAFVETVLMLASSVWIIYEALHRIVARSHLVLEMSPWPFVVLLLSIAVDFTRSRNLHKVAAEHNSEALEADAVHFGTDIWSSFAVLLGLAATYCGERFHIMGLELADPIAALVVSLIILKVCYSLARRTIDNLLDATPPETRAQVRRQLIRDLLAIDGVVSVNRLRTRRSGPTYFADLTLGIPRNVTFQRSEQITMAATQAVQDIYSGADVVVHSVPTASIAESLHDRIRAVAARANLSIHDVAVQQFEGKLHVEQHLEVDETLPLRKAHDLVTRLEADIRREVPAISTILTHIESEPATIERPSSLEHDRQLELRLRSAARAYPEILDIHEVLVTHINDRIQVNCHCTLPDALPMSDVHAIITALEGTFKLENPEVSRLLIHPEPATDNRR, from the coding sequence ATGCCCCAGGTGGCCACCCCCGAAGAAGCCACGAGCACCCACACGGCCAAGCGTTCCGCCGCGCTCGCGTCCGTCCTCGGAGCCTTCGGCATCACGCTGCTCAAGCTACTCACGGGAATCCTGACCGGCTCCCTTGGTATGCTTTCCGAGGCCGCGCACTCCGGTATCGACCTGATTGCCGCCGCGATCACCCTCTTCTCCGTCGAGGTCTCCGATCGCCCCGCCGACGACGAGCACAACTATGGTCACGGCAAGATCGAGAGCCTCTCAGCCTTCGTCGAAACCGTTCTCATGCTTGCCTCGAGCGTCTGGATCATCTACGAGGCGCTCCACCGCATCGTCGCCCGCTCGCATCTCGTCCTCGAGATGTCTCCGTGGCCCTTCGTCGTCCTTCTGCTGTCCATAGCCGTTGACTTCACCCGTTCGCGCAACCTCCACAAGGTCGCAGCGGAGCATAACAGTGAAGCGCTTGAAGCCGATGCCGTCCACTTCGGCACCGACATCTGGTCGTCTTTTGCCGTTCTCCTTGGCCTCGCGGCAACCTACTGCGGCGAACGATTTCACATCATGGGCCTTGAGCTGGCCGATCCGATCGCCGCCCTGGTCGTGTCGCTCATCATCCTCAAGGTCTGCTATTCGCTCGCCCGCCGGACGATCGACAACCTTCTCGACGCCACCCCGCCAGAGACCCGCGCACAGGTCCGCCGTCAGCTCATCCGCGATCTTCTCGCTATCGACGGCGTGGTCTCGGTCAACCGTCTCCGCACACGGCGCTCGGGTCCGACGTATTTCGCCGATCTGACGCTGGGCATCCCTCGCAACGTCACCTTTCAACGCTCCGAGCAGATCACGATGGCGGCGACACAGGCGGTACAGGATATTTACTCAGGGGCCGACGTCGTCGTTCACTCGGTCCCTACAGCCTCCATCGCCGAATCACTTCACGACCGCATTCGCGCGGTAGCCGCTAGAGCGAACCTCTCCATTCACGACGTCGCCGTCCAGCAGTTCGAAGGCAAGCTCCACGTCGAGCAGCATCTCGAGGTTGACGAGACCCTGCCGCTACGCAAGGCACACGATCTCGTCACGCGGCTCGAAGCCGACATCCGGCGTGAAGTGCCAGCCATCTCGACCATCCTGACCCACATCGAGAGCGAGCCCGCCACCATTGAGCGGCCATCCTCGCTTGAACACGATCGCCAGCTCGAACTTCGGCTCCGCAGCGCCGCGCGCGCTTACCCCGAGATCCTCGACATCCACGAGGTCCTCGTCACCCACATCAACGACCGCATCCAGGTCAACTGCCACTGCACCCTGCCCGACGCCCTGCCCATGTCCGACGTCCACGCCATCATCACGGCGCTCGAAGGTACCTTCAAGCTTGAGAATCCGGAAGTCAGCCGCCTCCTCATCCATCCTGAACCCGCGACTGACAATCGCCGCTGA
- the fmt gene encoding methionyl-tRNA formyltransferase encodes MKLVFCGTPEFAVPTLEAVVAAGHEVALVVAQPDRAAGRGMEIRVPPVKLAAEKLGIPIVQPEKIKNNIDFRATLEAIQPDAILVVAYGRIIPDWMLALPRFGNINLHGSLLPKYRGAAPIQWAVANGETHTGVTTMVLEAGLDTGPMLLAQVVPIGVEETAEDVFEGLSSVGAELMVKTLAGFEEGTLWPVAQDHSQATLAPILTREDGLVDFSRTAKHIYDRWRGFQPWPGAFTSLRGKKLILAKVCPGADHEGEPGTLLLRDGSLVAVCGEGTGLVLEEVQMEGKKRMAAAEFMRGYQVKSGERVGI; translated from the coding sequence ATGAAGCTGGTATTTTGTGGGACTCCCGAGTTCGCCGTACCTACTCTTGAAGCGGTGGTGGCAGCAGGACATGAGGTCGCGCTGGTCGTAGCCCAGCCGGACCGTGCCGCTGGTCGCGGCATGGAGATTCGCGTCCCTCCGGTGAAGCTTGCCGCTGAGAAGCTCGGGATTCCGATCGTTCAGCCGGAGAAGATCAAGAACAACATAGACTTTCGAGCCACGCTGGAAGCGATCCAGCCGGATGCGATCCTCGTGGTCGCCTACGGTCGCATCATTCCGGACTGGATGCTTGCGCTGCCCCGGTTCGGGAATATCAATCTGCATGGCTCTCTTCTGCCAAAGTACCGCGGGGCTGCGCCGATCCAGTGGGCTGTCGCGAATGGCGAGACCCATACAGGCGTGACGACCATGGTTCTTGAAGCGGGGCTGGATACAGGACCGATGCTTCTGGCGCAGGTGGTGCCGATTGGGGTCGAAGAGACGGCGGAGGATGTCTTCGAGGGACTGAGTTCCGTCGGGGCGGAGCTCATGGTCAAGACGCTCGCCGGGTTCGAGGAGGGCACGCTCTGGCCGGTAGCGCAGGATCACTCGCAGGCTACACTCGCCCCGATCCTTACTCGGGAGGACGGTCTGGTCGACTTCTCGCGGACGGCGAAGCATATCTATGACCGGTGGCGCGGATTTCAGCCGTGGCCCGGCGCGTTTACCTCGCTGCGGGGAAAGAAACTGATCCTGGCGAAGGTTTGTCCTGGTGCCGATCACGAAGGTGAGCCAGGAACGCTGCTGCTTCGGGATGGCTCGTTAGTGGCCGTGTGTGGCGAGGGGACGGGGCTCGTCCTCGAAGAGGTTCAGATGGAAGGCAAGAAGAGAATGGCGGCGGCGGAGTTTATGCGTGGGTACCAGGTGAAGAGTGGTGAGCGGGTGGGGATTTGA
- the aroC gene encoding chorismate synthase, which produces MSSKFRFSTAGESHGESLVALVSGLPAGVPVAQEFMNRELWRRQQGYGRGGRMRIERDTAHILSGVRHGKTIGSPVAMTLANNDWKNWGEILPVEEGDGTKHKAVASPRPGHADLAGSLKYDFKDARYVLERASARESAARVACGAMAKMLLRELGIEAGSHVVRVGKAELGRDASWAEIVASNAREEILLNCVDAEAEARMKAEVDAALRTGDTIGGVFEVVVHGLPPGVGTHVNWDERMDGLLAQAVMSLQAVKAVELGRGVTAAESMGSTVHDAIAYREQGEGEAEDGGAKFTRFSREKNNAGGLEGGISNGEDIVVRGYLKPISTLRRPLGSVSFATREPVKAAYERSDVCVVPAAGVAGEAMVALVVAGLVIDKFGGDSLREMKRNFEGYCEQIRSF; this is translated from the coding sequence GTGAGTTCGAAGTTTCGGTTTTCGACGGCTGGAGAGAGTCACGGCGAGAGCCTTGTGGCGTTGGTGAGTGGTCTGCCTGCCGGTGTTCCGGTGGCGCAGGAGTTCATGAATCGCGAGCTGTGGCGGCGTCAGCAGGGCTATGGACGCGGCGGCCGGATGCGGATCGAACGGGATACGGCTCACATCCTGAGCGGCGTGCGTCATGGCAAGACGATCGGATCGCCCGTCGCGATGACGCTGGCGAACAATGACTGGAAGAACTGGGGCGAGATCCTCCCGGTGGAAGAGGGTGACGGGACCAAGCATAAGGCGGTCGCTTCGCCACGTCCAGGCCATGCGGATCTCGCCGGATCCCTCAAGTACGACTTCAAAGATGCACGGTATGTCTTAGAGCGTGCGAGCGCCCGGGAAAGTGCTGCCCGCGTCGCCTGTGGCGCCATGGCGAAGATGCTCCTGCGCGAACTCGGCATCGAGGCGGGAAGCCACGTCGTGCGCGTTGGCAAGGCTGAGCTTGGACGCGATGCCTCATGGGCTGAGATCGTGGCGTCGAATGCGCGCGAGGAGATCCTGCTGAACTGCGTGGATGCCGAGGCAGAGGCGCGAATGAAAGCCGAGGTCGACGCGGCGCTCCGGACAGGCGATACCATCGGCGGGGTGTTCGAGGTTGTCGTCCACGGTTTGCCTCCGGGTGTCGGAACGCATGTGAACTGGGATGAGCGTATGGATGGTCTGCTGGCGCAGGCTGTCATGAGCCTGCAGGCGGTGAAAGCAGTCGAACTTGGGCGCGGAGTGACGGCGGCAGAGTCCATGGGTTCAACCGTGCATGACGCGATCGCCTATCGCGAGCAGGGTGAAGGCGAGGCGGAGGACGGCGGCGCGAAGTTCACGCGGTTCTCGCGCGAGAAGAACAACGCGGGCGGGCTTGAGGGCGGTATCTCCAACGGCGAGGACATCGTCGTTCGCGGATACCTGAAGCCGATCTCGACGCTGCGGAGACCGCTTGGCTCGGTAAGCTTTGCCACACGTGAACCGGTGAAAGCGGCGTACGAACGCTCGGACGTCTGCGTGGTGCCTGCGGCGGGCGTCGCGGGCGAAGCGATGGTGGCGCTTGTGGTCGCCGGGTTGGTGATCGACAAGTTTGGCGGGGATTCGCTGCGCGAGATGAAGCGGAACTTCGAAGGATACTGTGAGCAGATTCGTAGTTTCTGA
- a CDS encoding TCR/Tet family MFS transporter, protein MSEGGNEEMEVSPLGAEPELVRPVDGKLAAPQVPEGRRAAATFIFLTVTLDMLALGMIAPVLPRLITGFMAGNAVNAAQMLGIFGTVFAGIQFLFSPVLGSISDRFGRRPVVLLSNFGLGLDYLLMAWAPALAWLFVGRVISGLTASSVPTAMAYMTDVTPREKRASAFGMLGAAFGMGFVLGPAVGGILGSVSPRLPFWVAGGLSLVNGMYGVFVLPESLKKENRSPFSWKRANPVGSVALLGKSKVLMGMAAVLLLGYTAQQSLMNVYVIYCDYRYHWSDRTVGLSLAAVGIASGLYGALLVKRAVKVLGERGAMSVGLICGAIGWVMMGYSKTGLLLWAGIPILNLMSIVWPSAQSIMSAEVGPSQQGQMQGAVNSLRGMAGLVGPGLFTYIFSKSIGVGAVIHAPGMAFYVAAGILILSLVVAESVRPRKLVK, encoded by the coding sequence ATGAGTGAAGGTGGGAACGAAGAGATGGAGGTCAGCCCGTTAGGAGCTGAGCCTGAGCTGGTGCGCCCAGTCGATGGGAAGTTGGCAGCACCGCAGGTTCCCGAAGGACGGCGAGCGGCGGCAACCTTCATCTTCCTTACTGTGACGCTGGATATGCTCGCGCTTGGAATGATCGCGCCGGTGCTGCCGAGGCTCATCACCGGCTTTATGGCCGGGAACGCAGTCAACGCGGCTCAGATGCTTGGGATCTTCGGAACGGTCTTCGCGGGGATCCAGTTCCTGTTCTCGCCCGTGCTTGGGTCGATCTCCGATCGGTTCGGCAGACGACCTGTCGTGCTTCTCTCGAACTTCGGGCTTGGGCTGGATTATCTCCTGATGGCCTGGGCTCCGGCGTTGGCTTGGCTGTTCGTCGGGAGGGTGATCTCGGGGCTTACGGCCTCGAGCGTCCCTACGGCGATGGCGTATATGACCGACGTGACACCTCGAGAGAAGAGGGCTTCCGCATTCGGAATGCTTGGCGCAGCGTTTGGGATGGGGTTTGTGCTTGGGCCGGCGGTGGGCGGGATTCTGGGGAGCGTGAGTCCGAGGCTGCCGTTCTGGGTGGCGGGTGGGCTGAGCCTGGTGAACGGCATGTATGGGGTGTTTGTGCTGCCGGAGTCGTTGAAGAAGGAGAATCGGAGCCCGTTTTCCTGGAAGAGGGCTAATCCCGTGGGGTCGGTCGCGCTGCTGGGGAAGAGCAAGGTGCTGATGGGAATGGCGGCTGTGTTGTTGCTTGGGTATACGGCGCAGCAGTCGCTGATGAATGTGTATGTGATCTATTGCGACTACCGGTATCACTGGTCGGATCGCACGGTGGGCCTATCGCTGGCGGCGGTGGGGATCGCTTCGGGGCTTTATGGTGCGCTTCTCGTGAAGCGGGCGGTGAAGGTGCTGGGTGAGCGTGGGGCCATGTCGGTTGGGCTGATCTGCGGGGCGATTGGGTGGGTGATGATGGGGTACTCGAAGACGGGGTTGCTGCTTTGGGCGGGGATTCCGATTCTCAACCTAATGTCGATTGTGTGGCCTTCGGCACAGAGCATCATGTCGGCAGAGGTTGGGCCTTCGCAGCAGGGGCAGATGCAGGGAGCGGTGAATAGTCTGCGGGGGATGGCTGGGCTGGTTGGGCCGGGTTTGTTTACTTATATTTTTAGTAAGTCGATTGGGGTGGGCGCGGTGATTCATGCGCCGGGAATGGCGTTTTATGTGGCGGCGGGGATTTTGATTCTTTCGTTGGTGGTGGCGGAGAGTGTTCGGCCGAGGAAGCTTGTGAAGTGA
- a CDS encoding PASTA domain-containing protein: MSTQLRIKRLFNFALGSMAMIAVAVVSAFITMRLAIHGREVEVPALAGLSVDDAQQRASSKGLSINVENHFYSTSVPAGHILSQSPSPGETVRRDWQVRVTESLGNQRVAIPDVIGQSERSATIALRRLSLELGTVSYIPTDGPPDTIIAQTPPPNAENIDGPRVSLLVSQTADAQSPQAVVMPTLTGLSPSSAASRAAAAGLHVVANQDPNAAAQGEPNNPNPAPQSNVAFDVPVYASGNVIGQYPAAGHRVVRGTGVHLTYAQNTPTAPAPDAPSAQ, encoded by the coding sequence ATGAGCACGCAGTTACGCATCAAGCGCCTCTTCAACTTCGCTCTCGGCAGCATGGCCATGATCGCCGTAGCGGTCGTTTCGGCTTTCATCACGATGCGTCTCGCGATCCACGGCCGTGAGGTCGAAGTGCCTGCGCTCGCCGGTCTCAGCGTGGACGACGCCCAGCAGCGCGCCTCTTCAAAGGGGCTCAGTATCAATGTCGAAAACCATTTTTATTCGACGTCGGTGCCGGCAGGACACATCCTCAGCCAGTCACCCTCACCGGGCGAAACGGTTCGACGCGACTGGCAGGTCCGCGTGACCGAGAGCCTTGGGAACCAGCGCGTCGCCATCCCCGACGTCATCGGCCAGTCCGAACGGTCGGCTACTATCGCGCTGCGGCGTCTCTCCCTTGAGCTTGGAACCGTCTCCTACATCCCCACCGACGGGCCGCCTGACACCATCATCGCGCAGACCCCGCCGCCGAACGCCGAGAATATCGATGGGCCGCGGGTGAGTCTGCTCGTCAGCCAGACCGCGGATGCGCAGTCCCCGCAAGCCGTCGTGATGCCGACTCTGACTGGCCTGTCACCTTCGAGCGCCGCCTCCCGCGCTGCTGCGGCTGGCCTTCATGTGGTCGCCAATCAGGATCCAAATGCCGCAGCGCAAGGCGAACCAAATAATCCGAACCCCGCTCCCCAGAGCAACGTCGCCTTCGATGTGCCGGTATACGCGAGCGGGAATGTCATTGGGCAATATCCGGCAGCGGGTCACCGGGTGGTCCGCGGAACCGGCGTCCACCTCACCTACGCCCAGAACACGCCCACGGCACCCGCTCCAGACGCCCCTTCAGCTCAGTAG